From Amycolatopsis sp. cg9, one genomic window encodes:
- a CDS encoding sensor histidine kinase: MGTTTLPGETEPVTSLDLPRPHPLRRVFGPLAARDFWAEYAWLWLAGPLSLFALFTFLVVVFAGLWLTPVLLGFLVLAGALLYARALGAAHRGLAKALLGVSVPAPRRPELKPGLWSWVKARVGDPAGWRTAGYLLLRLPLTFAGLLAVGSATVYGVAATTFAFFWFPLGERELPTFGIRADHWAGALAWSASGLLVLVVLPWVTHAFTALDRLLVVGLLGERVLSERVRDLEASRATAVEDAALRLRRIERDLHDGAQAQLVALSMKLGLAKEELEGVDLPQVKELVTAAHANAKQALTELRDLARGIHPAALDAGLDVALATLVATSGIDARVTVHLPRRPPPSLETIVYFSAAELLTNAAKHGGTTSVEVTEERDVLWLRVRDDGTGDARIVPGGGLAGVAERLRTVDGELAVTSPVGGPTEVIARVPLPR, from the coding sequence ATGGGCACCACGACCCTCCCCGGCGAGACTGAACCCGTGACCAGCCTCGACCTGCCTCGCCCCCACCCGCTCCGCCGGGTGTTCGGCCCCCTCGCGGCGCGGGACTTCTGGGCCGAGTACGCCTGGCTGTGGCTCGCCGGCCCGCTCAGCCTGTTCGCCCTCTTCACCTTCCTCGTCGTCGTCTTCGCCGGCCTCTGGCTGACGCCGGTCCTCCTCGGCTTCCTCGTCCTCGCCGGCGCGCTCCTCTACGCCCGCGCCCTCGGCGCCGCCCACCGCGGCCTCGCGAAAGCCCTCCTCGGCGTGAGCGTCCCCGCGCCGCGCCGTCCCGAACTGAAGCCCGGGCTCTGGAGCTGGGTGAAGGCCCGCGTCGGCGACCCGGCGGGCTGGCGGACGGCCGGCTACCTGCTGCTGCGCCTCCCGCTGACCTTCGCGGGCCTGCTCGCCGTGGGCTCCGCGACGGTCTACGGCGTGGCCGCGACGACCTTCGCCTTCTTCTGGTTCCCGCTCGGCGAACGGGAGCTGCCGACCTTCGGCATCCGGGCCGACCACTGGGCGGGCGCGCTCGCGTGGTCCGCGTCGGGGCTGCTGGTGCTCGTGGTGCTGCCGTGGGTGACGCACGCCTTCACCGCGCTCGACCGGCTGCTCGTCGTCGGCCTGCTCGGGGAGCGCGTGCTGTCCGAACGCGTCCGCGACCTCGAGGCGAGCCGCGCGACCGCCGTCGAGGACGCCGCCCTGCGGCTGCGGCGCATCGAGCGCGACCTCCACGACGGCGCCCAGGCGCAGCTCGTCGCGCTGTCGATGAAGCTCGGCCTCGCCAAGGAAGAACTCGAAGGCGTCGACCTCCCGCAGGTGAAAGAGCTGGTCACCGCCGCCCACGCCAACGCGAAGCAGGCGTTGACCGAGCTGCGCGACCTCGCCCGCGGCATCCACCCCGCCGCGCTGGACGCGGGTCTCGACGTCGCGCTCGCCACGCTCGTCGCGACGTCCGGGATCGACGCGCGGGTCACCGTGCACCTGCCGCGCCGCCCGCCGCCGTCGCTGGAGACGATCGTCTACTTCAGCGCCGCCGAGCTGCTCACCAACGCCGCGAAGCACGGCGGGACGACGTCCGTCGAAGTCACCGAGGAGCGCGACGTCCTCTGGCTGCGCGTGCGCGACGACGGGACCGGTGACGCCCGGATCGTGCCCGGCGGCGGGCTGGCCGGCGTCGCCGAACGGCTGCGGACGGTCGACGGCGAGCTGGCCGTCACGAGCCCGGTGGGTGGTCCGACCGAAGTGATCGCACGGGTGCCGCTGCCCCGCTAG
- a CDS encoding fatty acid desaturase produces MTGLQDRLTAEQVEEFGRELDALRQRIVDDLGQEDVDYIHNVIKTQRGLEVAGRALLFAGFFPPAWLAGVGALSVAKILDNMEIGHNVMHGQYDWTRDPALSSQRFEWDTVAPAENWRHSHNYIHHTYTNIVDKDRDVGYGILRMDTAQKWHPYYLGNPVYATLLALFFQWGVMLHDLEVENVVKGERSWADNVPVLKKIVRKASRQVGKDYVLFPLLTGPLAPLTFLGNATANLTRNLWAFAIIFCGHFPADVESFTEEETASESRGQWYLRQILGSANITGGPLFHIMSGNLSHQIEHHLFPDIPARRYPQIAGEVRAICEKYGLPYHTGPLHKQLWSVAKKIVKLALPQSSPSPTTVEPDRQLRAA; encoded by the coding sequence ATGACCGGTCTGCAGGACCGCCTGACCGCGGAACAGGTCGAGGAGTTCGGCCGCGAGCTCGACGCGCTGCGGCAGCGGATCGTCGACGACCTGGGCCAGGAAGACGTCGACTACATCCACAACGTGATCAAGACCCAGCGCGGCCTCGAGGTCGCCGGCCGGGCCTTGCTGTTCGCCGGGTTCTTCCCGCCCGCGTGGCTCGCCGGCGTCGGCGCGCTGTCGGTGGCGAAGATCCTCGACAACATGGAGATCGGCCACAACGTCATGCACGGCCAGTACGACTGGACGCGAGACCCGGCGCTGAGCTCGCAGCGCTTCGAGTGGGACACCGTGGCGCCCGCCGAGAACTGGCGGCACTCGCACAACTACATCCACCACACGTACACGAACATCGTCGACAAGGACCGCGACGTCGGCTACGGCATCCTGCGGATGGACACCGCCCAGAAGTGGCACCCGTACTACCTGGGCAACCCGGTGTACGCGACGCTGCTGGCGCTGTTCTTCCAGTGGGGCGTCATGCTGCACGACCTCGAGGTCGAGAACGTCGTCAAGGGCGAGCGGTCGTGGGCCGACAACGTGCCGGTCCTGAAGAAGATCGTGCGGAAGGCTTCGCGGCAGGTCGGCAAGGACTACGTCCTGTTCCCGCTGCTGACCGGCCCGCTGGCGCCGCTGACGTTCCTCGGCAACGCGACGGCGAACCTGACCCGCAACCTGTGGGCGTTCGCGATCATCTTCTGCGGCCACTTCCCCGCCGACGTCGAGAGCTTCACCGAAGAGGAGACGGCTTCGGAGTCGCGCGGCCAGTGGTACCTGCGCCAGATCCTGGGCTCGGCCAACATCACGGGCGGCCCGCTGTTCCACATCATGAGCGGCAACCTGTCGCACCAGATCGAGCACCACCTGTTCCCGGACATCCCGGCGCGCCGCTACCCGCAGATCGCGGGCGAGGTGCGCGCGATCTGCGAAAAGTACGGCCTGCCCTACCACACGGGGCCGCTGCACAAGCAGCTTTGGTCGGTCGCGAAGAAGATCGTGAAGCTCGCCCTCCCGCAGAGTTCGCCGTCGCCGACTACCGTGGAACCCGACCGGCAGCTCCGAGCAGCGTGA
- a CDS encoding ferredoxin reductase produces MTALIPRRVRSLASLAEALLTPHGMDRYLELVDPMLVRREIRGLVTAVRKQTPDSVTLTVRPSRAWPGFTAGQYVRLQVEIDGVRRTRCYSPCGSQYDGELEFTVKEQGLVSGHLNRALGVGSVVNLSTPDGSFTLPATRPDRVLLIAGGSGITPVLAMARTLADEGHAGEIVFVQYSNGPADALYRTELAELAARHPGLRVVHAYTHTQGGELRGFFSPDHLEQVAPWFRDAEAFVCGPKPLMDAVRDHLGERVHTEEFTPPALTFDTANAEGQVRFKRSGRECANSGKPLLEQAEEAGLSPEHGCRMGICFSCTQLKTAGRVRNAKTGEISGEEDEEIQLCISVPVGDVEIDA; encoded by the coding sequence ATGACGGCGCTCATCCCCCGGCGGGTGCGCAGCCTCGCCTCACTGGCCGAGGCGCTGCTGACGCCGCACGGGATGGACCGGTACCTGGAACTCGTCGACCCGATGCTGGTCCGCCGCGAGATCCGCGGGCTGGTCACGGCGGTGCGCAAGCAGACGCCGGACAGCGTCACCCTCACGGTGCGGCCGAGCCGCGCGTGGCCGGGCTTCACCGCCGGCCAGTACGTCCGCCTGCAGGTGGAGATCGACGGGGTCCGGCGCACGCGGTGCTATTCGCCGTGCGGCTCGCAGTACGACGGCGAACTGGAGTTCACGGTCAAGGAGCAGGGCCTGGTGTCCGGCCACCTGAACCGCGCGCTCGGCGTCGGCTCCGTGGTCAACCTGTCCACTCCGGACGGGAGCTTCACGTTGCCCGCCACCCGGCCGGACCGCGTGCTGCTGATCGCGGGCGGCAGCGGCATCACGCCCGTGCTCGCGATGGCCCGCACGCTCGCCGACGAGGGCCACGCCGGCGAGATCGTGTTCGTGCAGTACTCGAACGGCCCGGCCGACGCGCTCTACCGCACCGAACTGGCCGAACTCGCCGCCCGGCACCCGGGCCTGCGGGTCGTGCACGCGTACACCCACACCCAGGGCGGCGAACTGCGCGGCTTCTTCTCACCGGACCACCTCGAACAGGTGGCGCCGTGGTTCCGCGACGCGGAGGCGTTCGTCTGCGGCCCGAAGCCGCTGATGGACGCCGTGCGTGATCATTTGGGTGAACGCGTGCACACCGAAGAGTTCACCCCGCCGGCGTTGACCTTCGACACGGCGAACGCCGAGGGCCAGGTGCGCTTCAAGCGCAGCGGGCGGGAGTGCGCGAACTCGGGGAAGCCGTTGCTGGAGCAGGCCGAAGAAGCGGGCCTGTCGCCGGAGCACGGCTGCCGGATGGGCATCTGCTTCTCCTGCACCCAGCTGAAGACCGCCGGGCGCGTCCGCAACGCGAAGACGGGCGAGATCTCCGGCGAAGAAGACGAAGAAATCCAGCTCTGCATCTCCGTCCCCGTCGGGGACGTCGAGATCGACGCGTGA